The Setaria italica strain Yugu1 chromosome VIII, Setaria_italica_v2.0, whole genome shotgun sequence genome includes the window acttccccttgggagaaattctccacaatcgagatgcaaTAGGAACAATCTCCAAGTGggtagtagaactcggagccttgTCCCTAGAATTGAAGTCAAGGATTgccatcaagtcgcaagcaaaacttgatttcatggcagagtggtgggaAAATCCAGTACAAACACCGGCAGAATgcctagagcattgggtcatgtactttgatggttcaCTCAAGCTTAAGGGAgctggcgcaggagtactcttaatctttTCCAACgacgaacaactcaaatatgttctataaatcttctgggaggtgtccaacaatgaagctgaatacaaagtgcttctgcacgggctccacCTGGCAGTTTCACCAGGAATCAAgcaattgttggtctacggtgactcactagtagtcatcaatcaagtcaatgacgagtgggactgccacaaggacaacatggatgcatactgcCTTGAAGTACGCAAattggagaacaagttctctagtctgtagttccatcacgtggcttgTGATAACAATGTAGCTGCGGACGTCTTGACCAAGCTcagatctactcgtgctcaagttctagCTAGGGTCTTCATCCATAAACTACAAAggccatccatagtggagccggcACCATCTAAAACCACTGATCGAGGTAATAATACGCCAGATtaggaggttatgatgatcgatgtagattggagaacccccttcGTCGACTatatcaaggagcacaagttgcaaCCGGACAAGAcggaagcagagcaagtctcgcgatgcggcaagaactacgttctagttggggataagctctacagataagatgcatcatcaggagtactcatgaagtgcgtcccATGGAAaaatggcaaggacatactggaggagatcgaCAAGGgtatctgcggcaaccacgcatcatcaAGAATGATCGCGGGCATGGCTTTCCgagcaggattctattggcctacagctcttgttgacgccgaagaactagtccgccgatgccaaggttgtcaatcTTCACAAAGCACAACACGTCCCTaactacaagctgatcaccataccaccctcttggcccttcgcatgatGAGGGCTAGACATGATTAGCTCACTGCCTACGATGCTTAggggcttcaaccgagtacttgtggcgatcgacaagttcaAAAGGTGGATCGAGGTAAAGCCATTGACCTACCCCAAGGCAAACATAGTACTTGATTTCCTTAATTAGAttgtccatcgctacggcttccccaaccaCATCATCATAGACCTAGgctcaaacttcaacaatcacgaatTCTGGGAGTACTATGAGAACAGCGGGATCAATGTCCCGTTCGTCTCTATCGCTCATCCATGggccaatggctaggttgagcgcgccaacgggTGTTAATGGAAGCtttgaagaaaagactacacaacATTAGCAATACCAAAGGTGGCATGTGGCTCAAGGacctacccaatgtcctctgggggcttcgtacacagccgtgcaagcctacagggtactcaccctacttcctatTCTACGGATCAGAGGTTGTCCCTCCGCCAATGTTATGTGGAAATTCCTagtagtcgagcaatacgaggaGGGTGCGGTAGAAGCAACAGGGCGTCTAGACTTGGAGAACCTTGAAGAAGGttgctgtgcagcactcgtccagtcaggAAGacaccttgaaggaattcgccgTTATGACGATCGCAACGTCGAAGAACATTTGTTCAACACAGGCGACATGGTCatcaagcgtattcaagacaccaaggggttgTGGAAGCTAAATTCTCCATGGGAGGGGAGTTACCTATACTGCTCGAGTTCTTATCTAGGCAAAGTCTATCTAGTCGCAGCTTGTAAGAACAAGTCTGTAGTTCCTGGTCTTCGGAGCACAACCCccaaacaacccagagaggttgcaaaggtaggctgcAATGCATGAGGTCCTAAAGACTCTACACGcctaaagagtttgactacccagatacccgAGTACTTGCACTCCGCAAAAAGGGTTGCATTCTAAGGGTGCTCAACAttgtgtatctgaagaggctcacaagagtagccttgtgcgcagacactcctAACTACCACACGAGCAACTAATTAGGGTAGTtcgggagatgcactaaaacaaagAATTCAAGCAAGTGGACAAGCAGTAGATATTGCGACAAGACTtgaaataatttacatttcatttcttgacttgtttatattacaataaaTTAAATGTTTTATATATTACAACTACTTAAGATCTATCTGACCAGCTACTTCCTTAGCGATAGGAGCTATCTCCTGTAGATACTgttggaactgctcatcagagtAGTCCTCGGTGATACCTTCCGCAATAGGTGCCAAGTTAGCTTGCGGATAGAAAGGCTTCACCATGACCAACAACTACTTGGAGACAGACTCTGCTGTCTTCTGGATATAGCTGGTGATTTTCCTTGGTACTTCCTTGAGTATTTCCTCCAAAGGacggggctccacgccttcttCTGGGGGCTCCACAATTGGTGATAGGCTGACTAGCTTTAGTCAGCTCTTTTAGGGCAAGTTTGGTTGCCGCCAACTTAGCCCATTTGGAATTCTTCGTTGACACGtagcttcttctctttctcaagCTTGTGCTCCAGAGTCTCATAATGGGCAGACAACTTGTGTTGATCGGTAACTCAGTAGTACGAGCTTTGCCGATCCAAGACGCGACCCTGGAGGTCCTTATTCTCTTTGCTAAGCTCTGCAAGAACACAGGCAAGGAGCAAATTAGCATCATCAAGTACGAATCATTACTCGAAGTTAGGAAGAGACAACAGGTTACCTTCCACCCGATGGTTCAAATTCTTATTGCGCTTTCGGAGCCGCCCTTTCTCCTCTGTGGTCCTCTTGATGAGATTTCAATACTTCGTGGTTTGCTTGTCATACTTCATCAGTAGCCGGGAGGAGTACTGCCACTCCTCGGCTAGTTTCTGTTCCAGCGCCTGATCCCACATGATGGTGTCCCCGTACCCTGGATCATCTTTGACTTCTTGCTGGAGTGCTCAATCAATTTCTGCAAAAATAGAGTACGTACTCATGTAAGAAacgagtaccaatttcaagtCAAAGAACTAGGGTAGAGGTAAAACTTACCTGTGTGAATTCACCTACACGGCGATGCATCTCCATGATCGTGGCTTCAATCTAAATGGTGGCTAGATGGTTAGCTATCAGTTGGATTTTCTCTAGGTCCACCCCAGGAGCAATCCAATCTTCATCATGCTCTTCATGCTCCTCGGCATCCGGCACACTAAGAGGGACCAGCGCCCGGCTTGTTGATGGACCAGCCTCCGAAGGCAAGAGGGAGGCCGCACTACGACTAATCGATGGACCCGCTTTGGACAGCAGGACGACGGCTAGCACTTGAAGCGCCCCAACAGCCTCAACATCAGCCTCTGGCTCGAGGGCTACAAGTGTAGCCTCGACTCCACTAGTGgctgccacctccacctcagCTTCTGGATCTAGCATGAGGGCTACCAACTCCACCACCATGGAAGTACTCACCACAATGGGCCCAGTCACTACAACAACGTTAAGCAACGCTATGACATCATGCAGAAGAGCCGTGACAAGGGATACCGCACCTGGAGCGATTTCAGGTGTGGGCTGCTCCTCAAGTGGTGGAATTCCGGACTCTGGGGCGAGCTCTAGGGTTGAGTGGCTACCGCCATCAGCTCCAGATTTTGGGCTCGAGCCCCCGATGTCCACACTGGTGGATTTCTTGAAACAACACAAGTGTCAGAAACACACCACATAGTGACATCAAGTTGCAATTAGTACTCGGATACTTACTTAGTGGACCTCTTTATCCTTATGGAGGGCCCAGCTCCCAGACGTAGGGACTTGACGGTGGGCGACGACTTCTTCGGTGTGGCTTGCTGGGTTGCAGATGGATCCTTTCCAGCCTTAGTTGTCATCTCCCCTCTTGAGTAGTCTGCATCGGGATAGGGTTGGCCCTGGCAGCAGGAGGCTCCTCGACCTCCTGTATCGCCGGTAGCTCCTGCTGCACAACTACCGTAGTCGTTTCCTACCTCtatctcctcctcgactacctgcaaGTCGCCCATGTTAGAAACAAAGTTAGCATGGAGATAAAGCAAATAACTTACAAGTACTCGATcttcaggatcttgtccttcttcaaaaGTAATTACCGGAGGAGGGACTTCATCAGCGGATGAATTTTTCACCACCCGCTCGATGGCGATAGTGCACACCTTTTTCAAGGGTGGTGCCAATCCGATTTCCATGTCATCCTTAGCTTCATGCTTGGACGTCCTGGGAGATGACCCCGCCTTGTCGGAAAGACGGGGCTTGATGATGAATTTTTCAGCAGCTTCTGAGTAAAAGCTACTAGAGGAGGACCAATCCTCCGagttctcttccttctcctcttcctcctcttcaattGCCTTCTCTATGGCCACAAGGGTCTTTACACGTGGAGCGGCATCAGAGCCATCCGATCTAGGTGGAGGAGGATTGGATCAGTACAAGTGAACTTCATCCTGCAAATAGAAGACAAGTCAGCAATTTAACAATTtacaaaaattagtactcgggggctgcaggCCACGGTACCTACGGGATTCAGTGGATTGGCTGCGCAATTTTCTCGGACAAATGTCAGGATCACCTTAACGTTCTTGAAGAAGCACCTCAGCTGGGCCATCACCTCGTCCACGGACAATTCTTCCGATGTCATCCTGGGCGGGTCATTGGGTCCCGAGTAGTCGTACCCCCATGTGCAACGCAGCTGCAGGGGTATGAAGCCAGTCAGTCCTTCCCTCTTGAGCACAACGATCTTCTCTATCAGCTTTGGTAGTTGGAAGTTGTCTACAGTACCTGGCTTGTGCAACCAGTCGTTGTTCCATACTGGACAATGGCCAGTCACCTTGGGAAGACGGCGCTCATGGtttccaatatagaaccactGTTGCTTCCAGCCCGAATGAGAGTCTATGCTAGCCTAGGAGTCTATCCTACCCTTCCGACTACCTCGGTATGGTTCATTCTGGATTGGGGCTTAACTCTAAAAAACTTCCTAAATAACTAGAAGTGTGACTGAATGCCAAGGAAAGCTTCGTAGAGATGCACGAAAATGGCAACGTGCAAGATTGAATTGGTATTGAGGTGGACTAGTTCCAGATTGTAATACCTCAAGAGCCCACGGAAGAAATCAGAGAAAGGCAGAGCCAAACCTTGCTAAAAGAAGTCTGCGAAGATGACTGTTTCATTGGAGAAGCTCTCCATGGGCCATGGGTTGCCATAGGCTTCCCTCCAGTAGATGAAATCCTACTCTTGGAGAAGATCGACTTCCACCAACACCTGGatgtccgcctccttcatcacagacTTCTTCCAAGCGCAGGCTTGATTCGGCAGTGCCATCTGATTGGTCTTGTCGTACTTCGCGCCGGCAGCTaggtctccttctccttcttggttGCCTTTCGCTTCTTGCTCTCCGCCGCCTTGCTGGACGATGCTTTCTTTGCCACCATTGTCACAAAGTTCTTCTTGCACATAAGCACGGTGGCTAGGCAATGTGGAAGGACGACACTTGAGCTCGAGAATGGCAAGTGGCGATGCTAGGACTACAGTGTGGAAGACAAATAGGCAAAATGGCTCGagtaaaatggaagggatgaattcctcagggaatattccatttttaaaagcCCTCAGTTATTGCTGGATTTGTTTCCAATTATTTCGGAATAGATAAGGTTACTATTGGCGaatggtcatgttgaccaaTGGTTGACCCTTTTACCtaaactagtcgtgtaatggctcgggggctgtgtgccatgtgcTTGTTGGCTAAAAAGTATTTCTGTAGGTTTTAAGGTAAAAAAGATGTGAAAtaacaagattgaccctcatcctgattctttgattcaacctaaggctcgggggctacaccatatggagtgtgattttcatcgcacttccatataaagattcaagattgaagattcaaaaCCAAGTTGAATGagacttgagcacattctagccgcatggtagtACTCGAGTTTCCttcgaagactcaatccgatgcagtactcaaaggagcaccCCAAACTAGTCGGAGACCTCTATAGAAGTACtcaagactgctgcatttgactaaaaagtgcTCGGGGgattgtcggccatacatctatgggctcaCTGGGAGGTATGGatagtcctacaatacggggttgtacagcgtgacgtgtcagacatggagactccGGTGCAGGACGACGTGTTCTACGTGGacgacaagaactagtcgaggattaggaaactacttgtagcaattagagtaggactctctagtcaaatccgactagtattcttgtaaacaactgatCTATAACCCTGCTCCTAACAATATAATGTGTGgtagggatcccctccaaacaagctcaatcaatacaatccaaccaacacacaggacgtaggatattacatGACATatgcggtccgaacctgtctaaatcgtgtgttcgagttcaccatcgagttcctggtctcggcgagccccacacataaaacactaTCTCGGATACCCcattggtaggttgccgggtctaaacaccgacacacCTCTACTAACTATCCAAGCTAGTTCTTGGTTCTCGACATTCTCTGTTCAAAGTACCTCCATTTGTTCAGTCATGTCACAGCTGAAGTTGGACTGTAGCTATGTTGCACTAGCTATGGTACAGAGTCAAATAATTGATGGCCAACAGGGTTACCACCATACAACTTACTAATTCATATGCAGCAGTCAAGGTGTTGATCACGTATACACAGGGAAAGTAGTGTTAATTTAGTATCACACAGATGAGAAGGATAATTTCAGGCTGTCTCAAAGTTCCTACTGTAAAAAAAATGTGGGGTATTAACAAATACTGGTCATAATGTGTGCCATCCATTACAATTGGTTTTACAGTTTTGTTGAACGTAAGTAAAAATGAAGGATCAGTGCGATATTTAGGTCGATTACTGATTTGACAGTGGTAATGTCGCCATGACCATGACACTGAAGACCATGACTTGGTATAATAACAGCTCCTGTCCGGTGTCACCTAGTGCTCTCCCAACTCGGATGACACTACCCGGAGGAGCTTCTCCAAGTAGGCGTCGCCGAGGTCATCTAGCTCCACAATGCCGCTGGGGCACTGGCTGATGGACACCGTCGCCTGCTGCTGCGGCATGTCGACGGCCGTGCCGGACACGACAGAGCATTGACCTGCCGGCGGCTGCAGATCTTGCAATGTACTTTTGCTGTTGCTGAAGCCGGTTGGTGAGACCTTGCGCCTGCGCGTGCGCTTTGAGTGCCGCCGCTTCAGCGCCAGGACAGGGGAACCgcagcccgcgccgccggcgagcgccaGCGGCCCCAGCGACTCCCGCACGCACTCTACGGGGAAGTTAAGGACGGCGGTGGTGCCGCGCGCCGCGAAAGCGGCCTGGTCgtaggcgagcgcggcggcctcggGGCTGTCGAAGGTGCCGATCCACACGCGGGCGCCCTTCCGCGTCGAGTCGCGGATCTCGGCAGCGAACTTGCCCCACGGCCGCTTGCGCACGCCGATGAAGGCCTGCCGCTTGTCgcccggcgaggccgccggtCCAGTTCCGGCGTCCGGCCGCTGGTGCACATCCGGCGTGCTCGGCGACACATTCGCAACCTCCGAGGAGGTTGAGGACGAGGGAGAGAGCCAGTCGGAGcactcctcggcggcggcggcgtcagcgTTCGAGCCGATGAGGAAGGCGTCGATGTCCAGCGGCATGTCGACGGTGTCGACCGTACCCGGGCTCCAATGCTGATGATCGCGGATGGTCGAGGGTCCCATTGCCGCTTGCATCTCCGAGCACACATCAACGGTGGAGGACGAGGGAGAGGACCAGCCGGAGCACACCTCGGCGGGCGGCTCGGAGTCGATGCCGTCGAGGAGGAAGGCTTTGAGCTGCAGTAGCATGTCGCTTTGGGTCGCGTCCAAGGCCGGCGACAAGTCTGGATCCGGGGCAGGGTGGTGGTAGGAAGCGTAGGAGGTGAAGTGCTCCTGTTCCATTTCGATTTATTGGCCCTCGTGCTCCAGGtacaagaagagaagaagaaagaagcagTAGCGTTGGACGAGCCGTTGAGAAAAGTAGAAAACGCATGGAGTATTTATAGCCTCTTGGGAGTTTTGGATGAGgatttaaaattttgaaagtTCAGGCTCCTGAAGCAATCATCAATGGATGTCTCAATTTGACCTTCATGGAAGCCGCCATATCTGGATTTCACTGATCAGGAGAGTGGTGGCGGCGCTCTACACGTGACGTCCGATGGGCGGCAGCAAGATAGCCGGACAGGACGCTTCTGCAGCGTCACTCCTGCTCCTTCCatgcttcttccttcctcctcgaTGTAGCAAGTAGCGGTTTTTTGTCTAATTCTTTAGCTAGACTCACTGCACTCTTCTATCCTGTAATAAAAATACAAGAGACTGCCTCTTAGATTGGAGGTCGCTCTCCATGCTTTCATGCCGGAATCCTATTTGTCAAATCACTCATCAGCATAatcaaaattttcaaatgaaAATACTTGAGAAATCCCATGGCGAATGGGCACATTCTTTCAATCTCCTCACGCGATACATGCAGGATGCAATTCATGTAGAAAAAAAACCTTGTTATCGCTCAACTATTGCCGTAGTTTTCTGAAGAACAAGTAGTATATAGTCAATACAAAAATTGCAATATTTCTTCGTAGCTCAAGATACATAGATGAGGAAGAACCAATACAAAAAACAATACATGGTCTCGGAGAAACTAGCTAGGTTTTCCACTAATAAGAAATAGGCACCAAACTTCATCAAGTTAAAGATAACATGAACAACTCCTCTTACTAAAGGAATATATATCGTAAAGGAAAAAATGATTACTTGAATTTAGTTGGCTTACGATCTGAACAGCTTCGTGGAAGCAACAACTGGTGATGTTTGTGCCTTTCAATACCCTATATATACTAGCACTCAGTCCAGTGATAATCAAATAGGTCCTATATTTTTGGACGGAGACAATGATAGATCAATGCAATCGTGGGTAAGCTTTGTTTGGACGGTGGGCAACTTTTTCTTATAGCTTTATCTATATTACTCCCCctccaaattgtaagttgttttatcttttttagttcatagGTTTTTATTATGCATCCAGACATAAACTATATCTAGATTTATgaataaaaaagctaaaacgacctacaatttggaaaagGAGTAAATTTTTGTTGACTCGGGGGACAGTTCTCAGCATAGATTTGAATATTAAATGGTACAATGAATTTTGCTACAATTGTGGGACCGGCTGCCTTCTATAATTACAATAGTATACTACAACGTATGTGGACAACATGCATGCGACCTCCTGAACAAAAGCACATCTCTTTTCATGCTGGACAGCTTGCTAGCTGAACCAAAACATACTTGAAGTTTTGGTTTTAGTACAGTATACTATGTATTTTAGGACGGGATGTGCACCTTTTTTCGCTGGTGCCACTCCACCATCTTTAGTTTGTTGTCTGACGTATCAATTTGGTCTCAAGAAATAATGCATCTTGCCATCTTTTCTGGAGGATATCATCGTGTTAGCTAGAAGTATCTGATAGTGGTTATTCTATGTAGCTGAATTTTTACGTAACACAAAATCAAGGTTCTTCTTATTTGCAGCAGAAAGGTGAAATCCTTAGAAAAGGCAATGTAGTGAAAAGGAATTGGCAAACGGTACGTTTTAAAAGTAATGAAACTTTTCAACaccttttattttattgcaatgtCGGTAAAAAAGAATGGATAGTATACTAGTCACTAGTAACTAAAGAGAACATGCTACCACGTCCTAGTTTTAGAGCAACATATATCACGCCTCACCTGCATTGTTTGTGGAGTCTTAAGAAAATACTCTAGCTAGCTCCTATACCTAATACGAAAAAAGATGGTGGATGGTTGGTGCATGGAGTCTGCACTCAAGTGGAGCGACTGAACATGGGTGTACCTGGCCCAGGTGCAGCGCATCCACAACGATGTAGCTCCTTGGATACACTAATCCGGAATATTAAAACTAATCGAATCTTATATACTAACAAATGAAATCCAGCCCAAATTCGTTCCAGGAAATCAGCGGCAGGAGCTGCGGTTTCCTGCCGCCCGCCTTCCCTTCCTGCTCGTTACTCGTCCACATTCATACACCCATGCAGATGCAGGTGTACATCGTTTAGAATTAGCTTCTGTATGAGGGTTAGGTCAGTTTTTATTTGGAGTTTTTTGATGACCTGCTGTCTGCATAATGGTGGTTACAACATAATTCATACTTCCGTGAGAAGTGTACCTAACCTTCCTCCTGGCATAGGAGCTCCACAACTACActtaggtagtgtttggttggctcaaatgtaacgtaatctgattactgaaggtaacgaatcccattacatatgtttggttgcggtggtttgtaatcaattgacactgtaatcgaatcccttacctaaataatatatatacaagcttgttacccctcctcccccactgtaatcagatatagcacccacacagtaatctgattacgttaccagagtgcaaccaaacaaagagggcaatcacctattccacctccaaatatactgtaatctgattccctttacgtttacattaccttagcacgaaccaaacactatcttagtTGTTGCTATCCGGAAGAGGAGGCCACCCGAGCCTTCCCCTCTTGGAGATCCTGCACTAGGATAGGAGACCGACATGGTTTTGGGGAGTGCTACTTTACATGACTGCTTCCAAATTTCATCATGAATCCTACATGATCTACTTTTTGAACTACAAATGACTACGTACGCACGATGGGTTCCACTGCATCAACCCGATCAACTTCATCGAATAATTCTGACCAGAACATCAACTGGTATGGAGAACAACGCACCTGGTCCCTCCAGCACTGGTACCCCCTTGTAGGTTTAACCTTTTAAGCGTTCTGTTATGGTTCATATGTCTATTTTCACTACTGATGTAAATTTACATATATTAGCATTTTagcaattactccctccattcctggAATGAAGGTCACTTTAGTTTTTCTagtttaatttttctagatgcatagattaattttgctatgcacctaaatatagtttATAGTTtagtatgtctagatacatagcaaaatctatgtacatatcaaaatctatgtatctaaaaaagtcaaaacgacctacattttgcaACAGAGGGAGTAGCATATTGTGTATGACATGTAATGGTTACAAGATTGCTAATATGGATTAAAACACACCAAAAAGGCCCTAATTCCAACAGCCTCCCATCTGGACTGCTCATTCTGTACGTAGTGGTTGACCGTATAAATTAAAGGAGCGGCAACCACCAGCCTGTTTCAGTACGTGCTTCTCTGCGACTCAACTATAGCTATATTTGACATGTTAATTAATATTATATTTAAGACCCACGCCTTATTTTCCAAGGGATGAATCATAAAAAAACAAACTGGGACAGCGTCACACACTGGTATAACATATTTGCGACATGCTCTCCATAAAAAGGTCCACCAACACTTGTTCTGCAGGCCTCGGACTCTAAGTTTTTAAGGGATTAGTTTAGGCGCACGGATACCATCTGATTGCACACCGCTCACTCTTTGATAGATCTTTAGACCATAGCCTTGTTGATGTTTGCCGGCTTGCAACTTGAAGTGGGTCCCTGTTAAAAAATGTCTTTTGAAAAATGCTCTTGATATGTAGAACAAAAGATGGAAGGTTCGAGGATGGAGGAGAGTTTCCTGATAAACCATGGCTCCCTGCAAGAATGAGCTATACGAGCTAGACGACATGGATGTGGATGTGCATATGCCCAGGTGCAGGCCACCGCAGCCACAGTATCTAGTACTACACACAAATTTAATTAATCTTCATTTTATGAGGATAAGATATAGTAGTACGAGTAAGTTATTATCAATGCTTCTTTCCAGGAAATGAGCCAGATAGTCGGAGCTTTCCTGCGGCCTGCCTTAGCTTCCCCTCCTGCTCCTTTTCTCATTACCTT containing:
- the LOC111258318 gene encoding ethylene-responsive transcription factor ERF094-like — protein: MEQEHFTSYASYHHPAPDPDLSPALDATQSDMLLQLKAFLLDGIDSEPPAEVCSGWSSPSSSTVDVCSEMQAAMGPSTIRDHQHWSPGTVDTVDMPLDIDAFLIGSNADAAAAEECSDWLSPSSSTSSEVANVSPSTPDVHQRPDAGTGPAASPGDKRQAFIGVRKRPWGKFAAEIRDSTRKGARVWIGTFDSPEAAALAYDQAAFAARGTTAVLNFPVECVRESLGPLALAGGAGCGSPVLALKRRHSKRTRRRKVSPTGFSNSKSTLQDLQPPAGQCSVVSGTAVDMPQQQATVSISQCPSGIVELDDLGDAYLEKLLRVVSSELGEH